One stretch of Candidatus Aminicenantes bacterium DNA includes these proteins:
- a CDS encoding dihydrodipicolinate synthase family protein — protein MLKLEGIYPPITTPFDLDGNLYRSKLRHNVEKWNRTGLAGYVVCGSTGESVMLTPDEKFQMFEWVAECAAPDKLLMAGTGVESVRETVWLT, from the coding sequence ATGCTGAAGCTCGAGGGTATCTACCCGCCGATTACGACGCCGTTCGACCTGGACGGGAATCTGTACAGGTCCAAGCTCAGGCACAACGTCGAGAAGTGGAACCGCACGGGACTGGCCGGCTACGTGGTGTGCGGATCCACCGGTGAGAGCGTCATGCTGACGCCCGACGAGAAGTTTCAGATGTTCGAGTGGGTCGCCGAGTGCGCCGCGCCGGACAAGTTGCTGATGGCGGGGACGGGCGTGGAAAGCGTCCGCGAAACCGTCTGGCTCACCA
- a CDS encoding ATP synthase F0 subunit C, with the protein MTSKMFLMLALLALATPLFAAEGAPGATNWVAITSGFAMAIASAVCGLAQAKAVAAACEGMARNPGASAAIRFELILGLALIESLALYTLVIILVQVK; encoded by the coding sequence ATGACTAGCAAAATGTTTTTGATGCTCGCGCTACTGGCTCTGGCGACACCCCTGTTCGCCGCCGAGGGCGCGCCGGGGGCCACGAACTGGGTGGCCATCACTTCGGGCTTCGCCATGGCGATTGCCTCGGCGGTTTGCGGTCTGGCGCAGGCCAAGGCCGTCGCGGCGGCGTGCGAAGGCATGGCGCGGAATCCGGGAGCGTCGGCGGCGATTCGCTTCGAGCTGATTCTCGGCCTGGCGCTGATCGAGTCGCTGGCTCTGTACACGCTGGTTATCATTTTGGTGCAGGTGAAGTAG